A genomic stretch from Mauremys mutica isolate MM-2020 ecotype Southern chromosome 18, ASM2049712v1, whole genome shotgun sequence includes:
- the LRRC8A gene encoding LOW QUALITY PROTEIN: volume-regulated anion channel subunit LRRC8A (The sequence of the model RefSeq protein was modified relative to this genomic sequence to represent the inferred CDS: inserted 4 bases in 3 codons; deleted 8 bases in 6 codons; substituted 1 base at 1 genomic stop codon): MIPVTELRYFADTQPAYRILKPWWDVFTDYISIVMLMIAVFGGTLQVTQDKMICLPCKWVTKDSCNDXFKGWTAATPDPTYYNSSLVPSQVTGLGIRYDLDRHQYNYVDAVCYENRLHWFAKYFPYLVLLHTLIFLACSNFWFKFPRTSSKXEHFVSILLKVFXLPWTTRALSETVVEESDPKPAFGKMNGSMDKKSSTVSEDVEATVPMLQRTKSRIEQGIVDRSETGVLDKKEGEQAKALLRKLKSFRTHVEEGDIVYRLYMRQTIIKVIKFLLIICYTVYYVNNITFDIDCKVDIESLTGYRMYRCAHPLATLFKILASFYISLVIFYGLICMYTLWWMLRRSLKKYSFESIREESSYSDIPDVKNDFAFMLHLIDQYDPLYSKRFAVFLSEVSENKLRQLNLNNEWTLEKLRQRITKNSQDKLELHLFMLSGIPDTVFDLIELEVLKLELIPDVTIPPSIAQLTSLKELWLYHTAAKIEAPALAFLRENLKSLHIKFTDIKEIPLWIYSLKTLEELHLTXNLSAENNRYIVIDGLRELKRLKVLRLKSNLTKLPQVVTDVGVHLQKLSINNEGTKLIVLNSLKKMVNLTELELIRCDLERIPHSIFSLHNLQEIDLKDNNLKTIEEIISFQHLHRLTCLKLWYNHIAYIPMQIGNLTNLERLYLNRNKIEKIPTQLFYCRKLRYLDLSHNNLTSIPADVGLLQNLQNLAVTANRIESLPPELFQCRKLRTLNLGNNVLQSLPSRVGELTNLSQIELRGNRLECLPVELGECPLLKRSGLVVEEDLFNTLPLEVKERLWRADKEQA; the protein is encoded by the exons ATGATTCCTGTCACTGAACTGCGCTATTTTGCTGATACCCAGCCAGCATACCGCATCCTGAAACCATGGTGGGATGTCTTCACGGACTACATTTCCATAGTCATGTTGATGATTGCAGTGTTTGGAGGGACGCTTCAGGTCACCCAGGACAAAATGATCTGCTTGCCCTGCAAATGGGTTACCAAAGACTCCTGCAATG TCTTCAAAGGTTGGACAGCTGCAACTCCAGACCCCACTTACTATAAC TCTAGTCTTGTCCCATCTCAGGTCACTGGCCTAGGGATCCGATATGACCTAGACCGGCACCAGTATAACTATGTGGATGCAGTGTGCTATGAGAATCGCCTTCACTGGTTTGCCAAGTATTTCCCTTACTTGGTGCTGCTACACACTCTGATCTTCTTGGCTTGCAGCAATTTCTGGTTCAAATTCCCACGGACCAGCTCCA CTGAGCATTTTGTGTCTATTCTGCTGAAAGTGTTTTGACTCCCCTGGACGACAAGAGCACTGTCTGAGACAGTGGTGGAGGAGAGTGATCCCAAGCCTGCCTTTGGGAAGATGAATGGCTCCATGGACAAGAAATCTTCCACAGTCAGTGAGGATGTGGAAGCCACTGTCCCAATGCTACAGAGAACAAAGTCGCGGATCGAGCAAGGGATTGTAGATCGCTCTGAGACGGGCGTCCTGGACAAGAAAGAAGGGGAACAGGCCAAAGCGCTTTTG AGAAAGTTAAAAAGTTTCCGCACACACGTGGAGGAGGGAGACATAGTCTATCGCCTCTACATGAGACAAACCATCATCAAGGTGATCAAGTTCTTGCTGATCATCTGCTACACTGTCTACTATGTCAACAACATCACATTTGACATTGACTGCAAGGTGGACATT GAGAGCCTGACAGGTTATCGCATGTACCGCTGTGCTCACCCTCTTGCCACT CTCTTCAAAATCCTAGCCTCTTTCTACATTAGCCTGGTGATCTTTTATGGACTGATCTGCATGTACACACTCTGGTGGATGCTGAGGCGATCCCTCAAGAAATATTCCTTTGAGTCCATCCGGGAGGAGAGCAGCTATAGTGACATCCCTGATGTCAAGAATGACTTTGCTTTCATGCTGCACCTGATCGACCAGTACGACCCCCTCTACTCCAAGCGATTCGCTGTCTTTCTGTCTGAGGTGAGTGAGAACAAGCTGCGGCAGCTGAACCTCAACAATGAGTGGACCTTGGAGAAACTGCGCCAGAGGATCACAAAGAACTCCCAGGACAAGCTGGAGCTGCATCTCTTCATGCTGAGTGGCATCCCCGACACAGTTTTTGACCTTATTGAGTTGGAGGTGCTGAAGCTGGAGCTCATCCCTGATGTTACTATCCCACCAAGCATTGCCCAGCTCACCAGCCTTAAGGAGCTGTGGCTCTACCACACGGCTGCCAAAATTGAGGCCCCAGCCCTTGCCTTCTTGAGGGAGAACCTGAAATCTTTGCACATTAAGTTCACAGACATCAAGGAAATCCCTCTGTGGATTTATAGCCTAAAGACCTTGGAGGAGCTCCACTTGAC GAACCTGAGTGCAGAGAACAACCGTTACATTGTGATCGACGGACTGAGGGAATTG AAGCGGCTCAAGGTACTGCGGCTAAAGAGCAACCTCACCAAGCTGCCACAGGTGGTGACGGATGTTGGTGTGCACCTCCAGAAGCTCTCCATCAACAACGAGGGTACCAAGCTCATTGTCCTCAACAGCCTTAAGAAGATGGTCAACCTGACAGAGCTGGAGCTGATCCGCTGCGACCTGGAACGCATCCCACACTCTATCTTC AGTCTCCACAACCTCCAAGAGATTGACCTGAAGGACAATAACCTCAAGACCATTGAGGAGATCATCAGCTTCCAGCACCTACACCGTCTCACTTGCCTTAAGCTGTGGTACAACCATATCGCCTACATCCCCATGCAGATCGGCAACCTCACCAACTTGGAGCGCCTTTACCTTAACCGCAACAAGATAGAGAAGATACCCACCCAGCTTTTCTATTGCCGGAAGCTGCGGTACTTGGATCTCAGCCACAATAACTTGACTTCCATACCAGCAGACGTTGGGCTACTGCAGAACCTGCAGAACCTAGCTGTGACAGCCAACAGG ATTGAGAGTCTCCCACCTGAGCTCTTCCAGTGCAGGAAGCTGCGGACCTTGAACCTGGGAAACAATGTGCTGCAATCACTGCCATCTCGGGTGGGCGAGCTGACCAACCTGTCCCAGATAGAGCTGCGGGGGAACCGCCTGGAGTGCCTGCCGGTGGAACTGGGGGAGTGTCCTCTGCTGAAACGCAGTGGGCTGGTGGTGGAAGAGGACCTGTTCAACACCCTGCCTCTGGAGGTCAAGGAGCGGCTGTGGAGAGCGGACAAAGAGCAAGCCTGA